One genomic segment of Pagrus major chromosome 13, Pma_NU_1.0 includes these proteins:
- the serpinf2a gene encoding alpha-2-antiplasmin isoform X2, with translation MKLCLLLFLLCLCCLGLTEEPSPGTPHDSGPVSDDEETEEVQSCGGKQMFSPEERRKIGGAIERLGLQLLENLPISPQQPNVVLSPLSLAFALAHLTLGAHNETEKLLLKSLHAHSLPCYHHILGGLLPHFRNTSLEVATRMYLRPGFEVKLPFVEESLARYQSQPVPLVSVEEVNQWVENATNGHIPNFLESIPHDVVLMLMNAVYFKGEWQTRFDPQGTTKGAFYLDNQNTVSVDMMKSAQYPLRLLHDPELNAQVASFAFKGNTSFLVVVPLPGRGNVSSVLGKLNISDLYRRLPQEKTMQVNLPKVKLEYRQELEEALTNMGLGSLFSGPDLSGISDLPLKVTGVRHASTVELSEEGVEASATTVITSMRSISLFSVNSPFIFALVDDASLAPLFMGIVTNPAPDNDSMLNDDPHGNSTMSDQPVMENSEDSNRSCSEAGADGSSVQTCSIPAGEREQLQNVNGLEGSDGKN, from the exons ATGAAgctgtgtcttcttcttttcttgctTTGTCTTTGCTGTCTGGGACTGACA GAGGAGCCCAGTCCAGGAACCCCTCATGACTCTGGTCCTGTCAGTGACgatgaggagacagaggaggttCAAAGCTGTGGAGGAAAGCAAATGTTCAGTCCTGAGGAACGCAGGAAGATTGGGGGCGCCATAGAGCGACTGGGTTTACAGCTCCTTGAAAATCTTCCTATTAGTCCACAGCAGCCAAACGTTGTCCTATCACCTCTCAGCCTGGCCTTTGCCCTTGCTCATCTTACCTTAG GTGCTCATAACGAGACGGAGAAGCTGCTACTGAAAAGCCTTCATGCCCACAGTCTGCCGTGTTACCATCACATACTGGGAGGACTTCTACCTCATTTCAGAAACACATCATTGGAGGTGGCAACTCGCATGTACCTGAGACCAG GATTTGAAGTGAAGTTGCCTTTTGTTGAGGAGTCACTGGCCAG gTACCAATCACAGCCCGTCCCTCTGGTCTCTGTGGAAGAGGTCAACCAATGGGTGGAGAATGCCACCAATGGTCACATCCCCAACTTTCTGGAAAGTATTCCACATGACGTGGTGCTCATGCTCATGAACGCTGTGTACTTCAAAG GTGAATGGCAGACACGATTTGACCCCCAAGGGACCACTAAGGGAGCATTCTACCTGGACAACCAGAACACAGTGTCGGTGGACATGATGAAGTCTGCCCAGTATCCTCTCCGCCTTCTGCACGATCCAGAACTCAATGCACAG GTTGCCAGTTTTGCCTTCAAAGGAAACACCAGCTTCTTAGTTGTTGTGCCTTTGCCCGGCCGAGGAAACGTGTCATCTGTGCTTGGCAAACTGAACATCTCCGACCTTTACAGACGTCTACCTCAGGAGAAAACAATGCAGGTCAACTTACCCAAGGTGAAGCTAGAGTACCGCCAGGAGCTCGAGGAAGCGCTGACTAACATGG GCCTCGGCTCTCTCTTTTCAGGTCCTGATCTTTCTGGGATTTCCGACCTTCCTCTAAAGGTTACCGGCGTCCGCCACGCCAGCACCGTAGAACTCAGTGAAGAAGGCGTGGAAGCGTCCGCCACCACTGTTATAACCTCCATGCGCTCCATCTCCCTCTTCTCTGTGAATTCTCCCTTTATTTTTGCCCTTGTCGATGACGCCTCTCTGGCTCCCCTCTTCATGGGCATCGTCACAAACCCGGCCCCCGACAACGACAGCATGCTCAATGATGATCCCCATGGCAACAGTACCATGAGTGACCAGCCTGTGATGGAGAATAGCGAAGACAGCAACAGGTCGTGCAGCGAGGCAGGAGCAGACGGCAGCAGTGTGCAGACATGTAGCATCCCTGCTGGTGAGAGGGAGCAGCTGCAAAATGTAAATGGACTGGAGGGCAGCGACGGGAAGAACTAA
- the serpinf2a gene encoding alpha-2-antiplasmin isoform X1, translating to MIRPGLIINPPIGGQHCLSPATALSSPEKVDHICLYSYFIHLIFYLVCLLITHRQVEMKLCLLLFLLCLCCLGLTEEPSPGTPHDSGPVSDDEETEEVQSCGGKQMFSPEERRKIGGAIERLGLQLLENLPISPQQPNVVLSPLSLAFALAHLTLGAHNETEKLLLKSLHAHSLPCYHHILGGLLPHFRNTSLEVATRMYLRPGFEVKLPFVEESLARYQSQPVPLVSVEEVNQWVENATNGHIPNFLESIPHDVVLMLMNAVYFKGEWQTRFDPQGTTKGAFYLDNQNTVSVDMMKSAQYPLRLLHDPELNAQVASFAFKGNTSFLVVVPLPGRGNVSSVLGKLNISDLYRRLPQEKTMQVNLPKVKLEYRQELEEALTNMGLGSLFSGPDLSGISDLPLKVTGVRHASTVELSEEGVEASATTVITSMRSISLFSVNSPFIFALVDDASLAPLFMGIVTNPAPDNDSMLNDDPHGNSTMSDQPVMENSEDSNRSCSEAGADGSSVQTCSIPAGEREQLQNVNGLEGSDGKN from the exons gcAGGTTGAAATGAAgctgtgtcttcttcttttcttgctTTGTCTTTGCTGTCTGGGACTGACA GAGGAGCCCAGTCCAGGAACCCCTCATGACTCTGGTCCTGTCAGTGACgatgaggagacagaggaggttCAAAGCTGTGGAGGAAAGCAAATGTTCAGTCCTGAGGAACGCAGGAAGATTGGGGGCGCCATAGAGCGACTGGGTTTACAGCTCCTTGAAAATCTTCCTATTAGTCCACAGCAGCCAAACGTTGTCCTATCACCTCTCAGCCTGGCCTTTGCCCTTGCTCATCTTACCTTAG GTGCTCATAACGAGACGGAGAAGCTGCTACTGAAAAGCCTTCATGCCCACAGTCTGCCGTGTTACCATCACATACTGGGAGGACTTCTACCTCATTTCAGAAACACATCATTGGAGGTGGCAACTCGCATGTACCTGAGACCAG GATTTGAAGTGAAGTTGCCTTTTGTTGAGGAGTCACTGGCCAG gTACCAATCACAGCCCGTCCCTCTGGTCTCTGTGGAAGAGGTCAACCAATGGGTGGAGAATGCCACCAATGGTCACATCCCCAACTTTCTGGAAAGTATTCCACATGACGTGGTGCTCATGCTCATGAACGCTGTGTACTTCAAAG GTGAATGGCAGACACGATTTGACCCCCAAGGGACCACTAAGGGAGCATTCTACCTGGACAACCAGAACACAGTGTCGGTGGACATGATGAAGTCTGCCCAGTATCCTCTCCGCCTTCTGCACGATCCAGAACTCAATGCACAG GTTGCCAGTTTTGCCTTCAAAGGAAACACCAGCTTCTTAGTTGTTGTGCCTTTGCCCGGCCGAGGAAACGTGTCATCTGTGCTTGGCAAACTGAACATCTCCGACCTTTACAGACGTCTACCTCAGGAGAAAACAATGCAGGTCAACTTACCCAAGGTGAAGCTAGAGTACCGCCAGGAGCTCGAGGAAGCGCTGACTAACATGG GCCTCGGCTCTCTCTTTTCAGGTCCTGATCTTTCTGGGATTTCCGACCTTCCTCTAAAGGTTACCGGCGTCCGCCACGCCAGCACCGTAGAACTCAGTGAAGAAGGCGTGGAAGCGTCCGCCACCACTGTTATAACCTCCATGCGCTCCATCTCCCTCTTCTCTGTGAATTCTCCCTTTATTTTTGCCCTTGTCGATGACGCCTCTCTGGCTCCCCTCTTCATGGGCATCGTCACAAACCCGGCCCCCGACAACGACAGCATGCTCAATGATGATCCCCATGGCAACAGTACCATGAGTGACCAGCCTGTGATGGAGAATAGCGAAGACAGCAACAGGTCGTGCAGCGAGGCAGGAGCAGACGGCAGCAGTGTGCAGACATGTAGCATCCCTGCTGGTGAGAGGGAGCAGCTGCAAAATGTAAATGGACTGGAGGGCAGCGACGGGAAGAACTAA